The Chloroflexota bacterium region TGACTCTCTCCACCAATTCGCGCTCGTCGCGGGTCTTGGCTCGCTTATCGGCCAGGGTCTCCCATAGCTCAAGGCTCCCCAATGACTGGAAAGCGTACCTGCCGAGCGCAGACTCTTCCCAGTCAGCAATCCCAATGCGCTCAACGTCTGCACGCAATAGGTCTTGCGGGGATTGGATCTCCAACGCGCCCGCGCGGGGAGTAGCAATCACGAGCCAGTTCGACGCGATTGGCCGCATTGTACCGATCTTGATCAGTCCCGCCTCAACTAACGGCACGCCAAACGTATCGCCTCCAAGCAGAACGGCATCGAAGTGCTTGCCCCCGAGGAGGGCTCGCATGATTTCTCCGGAAGGGTGCAATGAGATGTCGAGACGGGTGTTGGGATTGGCGCCCTCAAAGTCACTCGTGACCGATGGCACGATGGGAGCTAGGCTGGCATCAGCAAACACGCTGAGGCGATCGCGATCGTCCGACTCGAAGCGGGACCGCACGCTGTCGAGCGGCGCGCACGCCGCGGCCAGGGCGCCAACCGTCGCCGGCAACGCGGCCCTAAGCAGTGTCCGTCGGTTGCTCATGCGTGGCTTTCAGCCCTCTCCGTATCTCTGATGAATCTGCTCAAATTTGCAAGCTGTTTTTAAGTAAAGAAGCCGCCCGCAGAAGCCGCACTACGGGTGGCTGAGTCCATAATATTCCTTGTCCATCTCCCGACGATCTCCCGCCAGCGTATCTATATGGTAGCATCGATTTCTCGGTGCGAGCAAGGAATCCCGTTTCTTGGTACGTGCGTGAAACCGCCTGACCGTGCAGCAGGCTCTTTAAGCGGGCAGTGAGAAGGCAGGTCTCACCCCGCCCTGCGGCGGTCACAGAGGCAACTGCATTTGGGTGGATGCGCCAGCCGACGACTCCAGCCGAATCGTCGGCTTGAGACCGTCGACCGGTTGCAGTAGTCATTGGGCTTCCTCGTCCGCAAAGCGATGCGCTGAGGAAGGGCCGCAGAGTCTTGCGCTATCTTTGCTGTGGGCTTCGCGTATAATCCTAGTAGCAGCAGGAGAGCGGCTGTGCGCCGCCTCCAAAGGGGCGACATTACTGGATTTGAACTGAGAACCGCGTACATCAACCGCAGCACGAATCGGAGGAGGGCACGACATGAGCTATGGTCTGAGCATTAATGCGAATGCGGCACGGGACTCTATCTCGTTAGGCGCGCTGGTGCATCGCCTCGACCCGGGGATCATCCCCTTTCGTAAGGCGCATACGTGTGAGATCCACGTCAGCGGCGGCGAATTCAATACGGCCGCCAACCTGGCAAATTGCTTTGGCTTAAACACCGGCATCGCCTCCGCAATGGTC contains the following coding sequences:
- the modA gene encoding molybdate ABC transporter substrate-binding protein, with the translated sequence MSNRRTLLRAALPATVGALAAACAPLDSVRSRFESDDRDRLSVFADASLAPIVPSVTSDFEGANPNTRLDISLHPSGEIMRALLGGKHFDAVLLGGDTFGVPLVEAGLIKIGTMRPIASNWLVIATPRAGALEIQSPQDLLRADVERIGIADWEESALGRYAFQSLGSLELWETLADKRAKTRDERELVERVSDGKVDAAVLYSSSVASASERVMGQAPLPEQSHRPIIYYVGISQKTKYSIMRSQFSAYLVSQRGQRHFESAGYRMLNLH